A single genomic interval of Nostoc commune NIES-4072 harbors:
- a CDS encoding GAF domain-containing protein, giving the protein MTSNPEPDLPLCRHEESLLRRITNRIRRSLEFEEIITVTTAEVRSLLKTDRVMIYKFHADGSGQVIAESIYNNRLPSLLGLNFPADDIPPTARELFIKSRVRSVVNVDTQKIGQSPLHDLENGETISEEIRYRPVDPCHLEYLTAMGVKSSVVAPIIYQDQLWGLLVSHNSQARLISEYELEAVQMVVEQLSVAIAQSMLLTQVRKTGEREAIINRIATLLHSLPTIVLQPALEAAVAAFNGVGGRLCIRNAAFDSHNGNMSSLTECLIPGNTCAKLYICGQQPVMPEQTIYPLIEQYSVWQEHYKSGIYDTWAISDIYQTPSLRSLQPAFQATKIRSMLMIPLQYRQQLLGYLSIFRNEIDTETLWAGQYDSDQRQIYPRLSFEVWRESKKAQAQKWTVEEIDLATDIGKHFASAIQQYELYQQVQTFNENLEKQVKRRTVELQRTSEQEQAVFRVIAEIRESLDTDTIFQTTTKEVCQLIKADRVSVYRFDSNWGGEFVGDFEAASPYWSNESELGVNTVWNDTYLQDTQGGRYRNNETFAVDDIYKMGFNQCHIDNLEQFQIHAFVLAPIFVGQKLWGLLATYQHTGPRQWKASEVNFLSQIAGQMGVALQQANLLTQTREQTLILQQAAEQQRVLFEVVAKVRESLDLDAIFQTTTQEICKSLQADRVAVYRFHDDWSGEYIAEFVSDGWVKLVNDNINTVWQDSYLQETQGGRYRHNETFAVDDIYQAGHSECHIAALEQLQARAYAIAPIFIGQQLWGLLAAYQNSAPRHWEASEIKFITQIANQLGVALQQAQLHNQTKEQTEKLTQALHDLKQTQTQLIQTEKMSSLGQLVAGIAHEINNPVNFIYGNINHVNDYAEDLLSILNLYLQSTPNPSLEIRDRAFEVDLEFLIEDLPKTLSSMKIGIDRIRQIVLSLRNFSRLDQAEMKPVNIHDGIDSTLLILQHRLKAKPESPAIKLVKEYSDLPLVECYAGPLNQVFMNVLSNAIDALEDYRESQSNPDTSQITIRTALGELEDNVKSVVIRIIDNGPGIPEALKARICDPFFTTKPVGKGTGLGLSISYQIVVDKHGGVFKCDSQPGLGTEFWIEIPIKQITKS; this is encoded by the coding sequence ATGACCTCCAACCCTGAACCAGATTTACCCTTATGTCGTCATGAAGAAAGTTTACTACGCCGCATTACAAACCGTATCCGGCGAAGCTTAGAGTTTGAAGAAATTATCACAGTGACGACGGCAGAAGTGCGATCGCTCCTAAAAACTGACCGAGTGATGATTTACAAATTTCATGCCGATGGCAGTGGTCAGGTTATTGCTGAGTCAATTTATAACAATCGCTTGCCATCGCTACTGGGGCTAAATTTCCCTGCTGATGATATTCCACCCACTGCTCGTGAACTATTTATTAAATCACGGGTGCGTTCTGTTGTTAATGTTGATACTCAAAAGATTGGTCAAAGTCCCCTCCATGACTTGGAAAATGGAGAAACTATATCAGAGGAGATCCGTTACCGCCCTGTAGACCCATGTCATCTTGAATATTTGACGGCAATGGGGGTAAAGTCTTCTGTAGTAGCGCCCATTATCTATCAAGATCAACTTTGGGGGCTATTAGTGTCTCATAATTCCCAAGCGCGTTTGATTTCAGAATATGAACTAGAAGCAGTACAGATGGTAGTCGAGCAGCTCTCAGTGGCGATCGCTCAAAGTATGCTGCTCACTCAAGTCCGCAAAACAGGGGAACGGGAAGCGATCATTAACCGCATTGCTACTTTACTACATTCATTACCGACAATTGTATTACAACCAGCCCTAGAAGCGGCTGTTGCTGCCTTTAATGGCGTTGGTGGCAGGCTTTGCATTAGAAATGCAGCTTTTGATTCCCATAATGGCAACATGAGCAGCTTAACAGAATGTTTAATACCAGGAAATACTTGTGCCAAGCTTTATATCTGTGGACAACAGCCTGTGATGCCAGAACAAACCATATATCCATTGATAGAGCAGTATAGCGTCTGGCAGGAACACTACAAGTCTGGGATATACGATACTTGGGCGATTTCAGATATATATCAAACTCCTAGCTTGCGAAGTTTGCAACCCGCTTTTCAAGCAACTAAAATTCGTAGCATGTTGATGATCCCACTTCAGTATCGTCAGCAATTGCTGGGCTATTTAAGTATTTTCCGTAACGAAATAGATACAGAAACGTTATGGGCGGGGCAGTATGACAGCGACCAAAGGCAGATTTACCCCCGTTTATCGTTTGAGGTTTGGCGCGAATCTAAAAAAGCACAAGCTCAAAAATGGACAGTCGAAGAAATTGATCTAGCTACAGACATCGGTAAACATTTTGCTTCAGCAATTCAGCAGTATGAACTATACCAACAAGTCCAAACCTTTAATGAAAATTTAGAAAAACAAGTTAAAAGACGCACAGTTGAGTTACAACGGACATCTGAGCAAGAACAGGCTGTTTTTAGAGTTATTGCTGAGATTCGGGAATCTCTTGACACAGATACGATTTTTCAGACAACTACTAAAGAAGTTTGTCAATTAATCAAAGCCGATCGCGTTTCAGTTTATCGTTTTGATTCTAATTGGGGTGGTGAATTTGTCGGGGATTTTGAGGCTGCTAGTCCTTACTGGTCGAATGAGTCTGAACTAGGTGTTAATACAGTTTGGAATGATACCTACTTACAAGATACACAGGGAGGACGCTACCGCAACAATGAAACATTTGCAGTCGATGACATCTACAAGATGGGGTTTAATCAGTGTCATATCGATAATTTAGAACAGTTTCAAATTCACGCTTTTGTGCTTGCTCCGATTTTTGTTGGGCAAAAACTTTGGGGTTTGTTAGCAACTTATCAACACACTGGGCCTCGGCAATGGAAAGCCTCTGAAGTTAACTTTCTTAGTCAAATTGCTGGTCAAATGGGCGTAGCACTCCAGCAAGCTAATTTACTTACTCAGACACGAGAACAGACGTTAATTTTGCAACAAGCAGCAGAACAACAACGAGTATTGTTTGAAGTTGTTGCCAAAGTTAGGGAATCTCTTGATCTAGATGCAATTTTTCAGACAACTACCCAAGAAATCTGCAAATCACTACAAGCAGATCGAGTTGCAGTTTACCGCTTTCATGATGATTGGAGTGGTGAATATATCGCCGAGTTTGTGAGTGATGGCTGGGTAAAGTTAGTAAATGATAATATCAATACAGTTTGGCAAGATAGCTATTTACAGGAAACCCAAGGTGGGCGATATCGTCACAATGAAACCTTTGCAGTTGATGACATCTATCAAGCAGGTCATTCTGAGTGCCACATTGCGGCTTTGGAGCAATTACAGGCAAGAGCCTATGCGATCGCACCTATATTTATCGGGCAACAGCTATGGGGCTTACTAGCAGCTTACCAGAACTCTGCACCCCGCCATTGGGAAGCTTCGGAAATTAAGTTTATCACTCAAATTGCCAATCAGCTTGGGGTTGCACTTCAACAAGCGCAATTGCATAATCAAACTAAAGAGCAGACCGAAAAGCTGACTCAAGCTCTGCATGATTTAAAGCAAACTCAAACCCAACTGATCCAAACTGAGAAAATGTCCTCACTGGGTCAACTAGTAGCTGGTATTGCTCACGAAATTAATAACCCGGTAAACTTCATCTATGGCAACATTAATCATGTCAACGATTATGCCGAAGATTTACTCAGTATACTAAACCTCTATTTGCAAAGTACCCCTAATCCCAGTCTTGAGATACGCGATCGCGCCTTCGAGGTAGACTTAGAATTTCTGATCGAAGATTTGCCCAAAACTCTATCTTCCATGAAAATTGGAATTGATCGCATCCGGCAAATTGTCTTGAGTTTACGAAATTTCTCTCGCCTTGACCAGGCGGAAATGAAGCCAGTTAATATTCACGACGGCATTGATAGCACCTTGCTAATTTTACAGCATCGCTTGAAAGCAAAACCAGAAAGTCCAGCGATTAAATTAGTCAAAGAGTACAGCGATCTGCCCTTAGTAGAGTGCTATGCTGGGCCACTGAATCAGGTATTTATGAATGTTTTAAGCAATGCGATCGATGCCCTAGAAGATTACAGAGAATCTCAATCAAATCCTGATACCAGTCAAATTACTATTCGGACTGCTCTTGGAGAGCTTGAAGACAATGTTAAGAGCGTAGTAATTCGCATAATAGACAATGGCCCAGGAATACCGGAAGCCCTAAAAGCAAGAATTTGCGACCCATTTTTCACTACTAAGCCAGTGGGGAAAGGCACTGGCTTGGGGTTGTCAATAAGTTATCAGATTGTCGTAGATAAACACGGTGGTGTGTTTAAATGTGATTCTCAGCCAGGGTTAGGTACAGAATTTTGGATTGAAATTCCGATTAAACAAATCACCAAATCGTAG
- a CDS encoding SDR family oxidoreductase, translating to MNVAIIGCGYVGYKVAQYWQEKGNFVVSVTTTSSERVPALKSVSQRVVVTRGNDLDSLKSVLHNQDVVLLSVGAKGTEVYEETYLQTAQTLVSSLQQIPSVKQLVYTGSYAVYGDRNGVWVDEETPLAPANLNAQILRKTEDVLLSASSENLRVCIFRLGGIYGPGRELVKIFSRYSGTTRPGGEDITNWIHLDDIVGAIEFARYRRLQGIYNLVDDAHLTSQDLLDGLFEKHNLPKVIWDTSIKSTRPYNAWVSNEKLKEAGYQLIHPQIIF from the coding sequence ATGAACGTTGCAATCATTGGTTGTGGTTATGTTGGTTATAAAGTTGCTCAATATTGGCAGGAAAAGGGGAATTTTGTTGTCAGTGTAACCACAACTTCCTCTGAGCGTGTCCCTGCACTAAAATCAGTATCCCAAAGAGTTGTAGTTACCCGTGGTAATGACTTAGATAGTCTAAAATCAGTTTTGCACAATCAAGATGTTGTACTTTTGAGCGTTGGTGCAAAAGGTACAGAAGTTTATGAAGAAACTTATCTACAAACTGCCCAAACTTTAGTTTCATCCTTACAGCAGATTCCGAGTGTAAAACAATTAGTATACACAGGTAGTTATGCCGTATATGGTGACAGAAACGGTGTTTGGGTAGATGAAGAAACACCGCTTGCACCCGCTAATTTAAATGCACAAATTCTCCGAAAAACAGAGGATGTCCTGCTATCAGCATCTAGCGAAAATCTCCGCGTTTGTATCTTTCGCTTAGGAGGAATTTATGGCCCTGGTAGAGAACTGGTGAAAATATTTAGCAGATATTCTGGTACAACTCGTCCCGGCGGCGAAGATATCACAAATTGGATTCACCTGGATGATATTGTTGGTGCGATAGAATTTGCCCGTTACCGTCGTTTACAAGGGATTTATAATCTGGTAGATGATGCACATCTCACCAGTCAAGACTTGCTAGATGGCCTATTTGAAAAACATAATTTACCCAAAGTTATATGGGATACTTCTATTAAGAGTACCCGCCCATATAATGCTTGGGTATCGAATGAAAAGCTGAAAGAAGCTGGATACCAGCTAATTCATCCACAGATAATTTTTTAG
- a CDS encoding redoxin family protein, with protein sequence MFTNRRGERVPNVTFHTRVNNEWVDVTTDQLFANKTVVVFSLPGAYTPTCSSTHLPGYNELAGVFKENGVDDIICISVNDPFVMNEWAKVQEAENIKLIPDGNGEFTEGMGMLVDKSDLGFGKRSWRYSMLVKDGVINQMFIEPDEPGDPFKVSDAETMLRYINPQAVKPELVSLFAKVGCPFCARAKEMLKEHGINYEEITLGKDITTRSLRAVTGATTVPQVFIDGKLIGGSEALEAYFAAK encoded by the coding sequence ATGTTCACCAATCGCCGAGGAGAAAGAGTTCCTAATGTCACTTTTCATACTCGTGTAAACAATGAGTGGGTGGATGTGACAACCGATCAATTATTTGCTAATAAGACAGTGGTTGTCTTCTCCTTACCGGGTGCTTATACTCCAACTTGTTCATCGACTCATCTCCCTGGTTATAACGAATTGGCTGGGGTTTTCAAAGAAAATGGTGTCGATGACATTATCTGTATTTCTGTCAATGATCCCTTTGTGATGAACGAATGGGCAAAAGTTCAAGAAGCAGAAAATATCAAACTAATTCCCGATGGTAATGGTGAATTTACTGAAGGCATGGGTATGCTGGTAGACAAATCAGATTTGGGATTTGGGAAGCGATCGTGGCGCTACTCGATGCTGGTAAAAGATGGTGTAATTAACCAAATGTTTATTGAGCCAGACGAGCCAGGAGATCCCTTTAAGGTATCCGATGCTGAGACAATGCTCAGATATATCAATCCCCAAGCAGTGAAGCCCGAACTCGTTTCTCTGTTTGCCAAAGTCGGTTGTCCCTTCTGTGCGCGTGCCAAAGAGATGCTTAAGGAACATGGTATCAACTACGAGGAAATTACCTTGGGTAAAGATATCACCACACGTTCCTTACGAGCGGTTACAGGTGCAACAACAGTTCCGCAAGTATTTATCGATGGTAAATTAATTGGTGGTTCTGAAGCATTAGAAGCTTACTTCGCTGCTAAATAG
- a CDS encoding DUF2141 domain-containing protein: protein MVRGLRVSMVLLAVLGNLAWSFSAKANFNGKLTVEIDGLKNKQGQVCVSIFASSEGFPSDRNRSLQKQCTKITSTPLAISFENLKAGSYAVAVFHDQNSDGTLNSNVFGIPNEGFGFSSNPEIRTRAAKFSEAAFLVAGPETDIQIQLKYF from the coding sequence ATGGTTAGAGGATTGAGAGTTAGTATGGTGCTATTGGCAGTTTTGGGAAATCTGGCGTGGTCATTTAGTGCCAAGGCGAATTTTAACGGCAAACTCACCGTAGAAATTGATGGCTTGAAGAATAAACAAGGACAAGTTTGTGTGAGTATATTTGCTAGCAGTGAAGGATTTCCTAGCGATCGCAATCGCAGCTTACAAAAGCAGTGTACCAAAATTACTAGCACTCCCTTAGCGATTAGCTTTGAGAACTTGAAAGCAGGTAGTTACGCCGTTGCTGTCTTCCACGATCAAAATAGCGACGGCACTCTCAATAGTAATGTTTTTGGTATACCAAACGAAGGCTTTGGATTTTCCAGCAACCCAGAAATTCGCACAAGAGCAGCCAAATTTAGCGAAGCAGCATTTTTAGTAGCAGGCCCGGAAACTGATATCCAAATCCAATTGAAATATTTTTAG
- a CDS encoding ammonium transporter codes for MYKQKSKTKNRRLSARNYVVNSQINSKVKLFNLAIKRLSPSWQACLPLACLIVLGWGYAAVAQTPAAGPTTAELKVALDTLWVAIAAFLVFFMNAGFCMLETGFCRQKNAVNVLSKNLIVFALSSVAFWVLGFGLMFGDGNDFIGLNGFFLGGADNSPATGETYKGIFGAISWAGVPLAAKFLFQLVFAGTAATIVSGAVAERIKFVDFLIFSLLLVGILYPITGHWIWGTGWLADRGFWDFAGSTVVHSVGGWAALMGAAFLGPRLGRYQDRQVVAMPGHNMSIATLGCLILWLGWFGFNPGSVMAADPSAISHIAVTTNMAAAAGGIAATVTAWLYLGKPDLSMIINGILAGLVGITAPCAYVGIPASLLIGLIAGVLVVFSVTFFDKLGIDDPVGATSVHLVCGIWGTLAVGLWAVGPGVYSWYGDTLGPAKGLFAGGGFGQFGIQLLGVVSVGGFTVLLSSIFWLALKATLGIRVSKEEELEGLDIGEHGMEAYSGFLKEGDGTGFSGEQSSIGRY; via the coding sequence ATGTACAAACAAAAATCGAAAACAAAAAATAGGCGTCTGTCTGCAAGAAATTACGTCGTCAATTCACAGATAAACTCAAAAGTCAAGCTATTTAATCTAGCAATTAAGCGACTCTCTCCCAGTTGGCAAGCCTGCTTACCTTTAGCTTGTCTGATTGTATTGGGTTGGGGTTATGCCGCAGTTGCCCAAACTCCAGCCGCAGGGCCAACCACAGCAGAACTCAAAGTTGCTCTTGATACGCTGTGGGTTGCGATCGCAGCCTTTTTAGTGTTCTTCATGAATGCTGGTTTTTGTATGTTAGAAACCGGCTTCTGTCGTCAGAAAAACGCTGTTAACGTTCTTTCCAAAAACTTGATTGTATTTGCTTTGTCCAGCGTTGCTTTTTGGGTACTCGGTTTTGGCTTAATGTTCGGTGATGGCAACGACTTCATTGGATTGAATGGGTTTTTCTTAGGAGGAGCAGATAACAGTCCCGCCACAGGAGAAACCTATAAAGGTATCTTCGGTGCTATTAGTTGGGCTGGTGTACCTTTAGCTGCCAAGTTTTTATTCCAGCTAGTGTTTGCTGGAACAGCAGCAACAATCGTTTCTGGTGCAGTAGCCGAACGGATTAAGTTTGTTGACTTCCTAATCTTTAGCCTCTTACTTGTAGGTATTCTCTACCCCATTACCGGACACTGGATTTGGGGAACTGGTTGGCTAGCAGACAGAGGCTTTTGGGATTTTGCCGGTTCTACTGTGGTTCACTCTGTAGGTGGTTGGGCAGCTTTGATGGGAGCAGCATTTCTTGGCCCCCGTCTTGGTAGATATCAAGATAGGCAAGTTGTGGCTATGCCTGGTCACAACATGAGTATTGCCACTTTGGGCTGTCTGATCCTGTGGTTGGGCTGGTTTGGTTTCAACCCCGGTTCTGTGATGGCTGCCGATCCTAGTGCGATCAGTCACATTGCTGTCACCACTAACATGGCTGCTGCTGCCGGTGGAATTGCTGCCACCGTTACAGCTTGGTTATACTTAGGTAAACCAGACCTGTCAATGATTATCAATGGTATTTTGGCTGGCTTGGTTGGGATTACAGCGCCTTGTGCTTACGTAGGCATTCCTGCTTCTTTACTCATTGGGTTGATTGCCGGAGTACTAGTAGTTTTCTCTGTAACATTCTTTGACAAACTTGGCATTGATGACCCAGTAGGAGCTACCTCAGTTCACCTAGTTTGTGGCATCTGGGGAACTTTAGCAGTGGGTCTTTGGGCAGTTGGCCCTGGTGTTTATTCCTGGTATGGCGATACACTTGGCCCAGCAAAAGGTTTATTTGCAGGTGGTGGCTTTGGACAGTTCGGTATTCAGTTGCTGGGCGTTGTCTCAGTAGGCGGCTTCACTGTCTTACTCAGTAGCATCTTTTGGCTAGCGCTGAAAGCTACTTTAGGTATCAGAGTATCCAAAGAAGAGGAACTAGAAGGTTTGGATATCGGTGAACACGGTATGGAAGCCTACAGTGGATTTCTCAAAGAAGGTGATGGAACTGGATTTTCTGGAGAACAAAGCTCAATTGGCAGATATTAG
- a CDS encoding glutathione peroxidase produces MSKTISDIVVKTINGEDKQLNEYTDKVLLIVNVASYCGYTSQYEGLEKLNQKYREAGLRILGFPCNDFGAQEPGSNEEIVKFCTSKYNVTFELFDKVHAKGSQQHPLYDRLTKAIEPTGTIAWNFEKFLVNKQGEVIARFNSSIQPNSPEIIAIIEKELAK; encoded by the coding sequence ATGAGTAAAACGATTTCGGACATCGTAGTTAAGACTATCAACGGTGAAGATAAACAATTAAACGAGTATACCGACAAGGTACTCTTAATTGTGAATGTGGCATCCTACTGCGGTTATACTTCTCAATACGAGGGGTTAGAAAAATTGAACCAGAAGTACAGGGAAGCAGGGTTACGTATTTTAGGTTTCCCCTGTAACGATTTTGGAGCGCAGGAACCAGGAAGCAATGAAGAAATTGTGAAATTCTGCACGAGTAAATATAATGTTACCTTTGAACTATTCGATAAAGTTCATGCCAAAGGCTCGCAGCAGCATCCACTTTATGACAGACTTACCAAAGCCATTGAGCCAACTGGAACTATTGCTTGGAACTTTGAAAAATTTTTAGTTAATAAACAAGGTGAAGTGATAGCTAGATTTAATAGTAGTATCCAGCCAAATTCACCAGAAATTATTGCCATAATAGAGAAAGAATTAGCTAAATAG
- a CDS encoding DUF1634 domain-containing protein yields MYKFNNTFRWTFLAQPDIEVVTITLPHKDIDSNIEQLEQSSKTVAQLPNSCEIDVNKNLTKTSSEQQLEYLLSNLMKYGVLIASAVVLLGGILYLIHHGAEPAGYHFFRGEPSEFRSPAGVVKAVLSGSDSAIIQLGLLLLIATPVVRVFISLLTFLFQREFIYMIVTLLVMTSLIYSLVGAYY; encoded by the coding sequence ATGTATAAATTTAATAATACCTTTCGCTGGACATTCCTAGCACAACCTGATATTGAAGTGGTTACAATAACTTTACCGCATAAAGATATAGACTCTAATATCGAGCAATTAGAACAGTCTAGTAAGACAGTAGCACAATTGCCTAATAGCTGTGAGATTGATGTTAACAAGAATTTGACAAAAACATCAAGTGAGCAGCAATTGGAATATTTGCTCAGTAACCTGATGAAATATGGCGTTTTGATAGCTAGTGCTGTCGTTTTGCTGGGCGGTATACTCTACTTGATTCATCATGGTGCTGAACCTGCTGGATATCACTTTTTTCGGGGAGAACCATCGGAATTTCGCTCACCAGCAGGTGTAGTAAAAGCAGTTTTATCAGGTAGCGATAGCGCCATTATTCAACTCGGACTGTTACTATTAATTGCTACTCCAGTTGTGCGTGTTTTTATTTCCCTATTAACTTTTTTATTCCAGCGAGAATTTATTTATATGATTGTTACTTTATTAGTAATGACTAGTTTGATTTACAGTCTTGTAGGAGCGTATTACTAG
- a CDS encoding phosphatase PAP2 family protein: MKKVKTADKESHSPLSFLKNLLIARWRSLLLLLIGVYLPFQVFEILTVKIWENKAGFPWDVPILLAVHSTANPQLDVLAVTLAKIGDPWTAVPILGAIALILLLQKRWRSLAYLLTASVGSMIINRTAKELMHRVRPQLWQSIAPESSFAFPSGHAMTSITLVAILLFLTWDSSRRWLVLIFGSLYVIAIGWCRLYLGVHFPSDVLAGLMVALGWTIGVSLIIKPYRTIAKSVDGDRPKDETTLLPEERELITKE, from the coding sequence ATGAAAAAAGTGAAAACAGCCGATAAAGAGAGTCATTCGCCTCTTTCTTTTCTCAAAAACCTGTTGATTGCCCGTTGGCGATCGCTCTTACTCCTCTTGATAGGAGTATACTTACCTTTTCAGGTTTTTGAAATTCTGACAGTGAAGATATGGGAAAATAAAGCTGGCTTCCCGTGGGATGTGCCTATTTTGTTAGCAGTTCATTCTACAGCAAACCCACAGCTTGATGTTTTAGCCGTGACGCTAGCGAAAATTGGAGATCCTTGGACGGCGGTACCAATTTTAGGTGCGATCGCACTCATATTATTACTTCAAAAACGCTGGCGATCGCTAGCTTATTTACTCACCGCCTCAGTGGGAAGTATGATCATCAACCGCACAGCAAAGGAATTAATGCATCGAGTGCGTCCACAATTGTGGCAGTCGATTGCGCCTGAGTCTAGTTTTGCCTTTCCCAGTGGTCATGCTATGACAAGTATAACTCTAGTAGCAATTTTGCTATTTTTAACTTGGGATAGTTCTCGGCGCTGGTTGGTTCTCATCTTTGGGAGCTTATATGTAATAGCTATTGGATGGTGTCGTCTCTATCTGGGGGTACATTTTCCCAGTGACGTTCTCGCGGGTTTGATGGTTGCATTAGGTTGGACAATTGGCGTCAGTCTAATTATCAAACCCTATAGAACTATAGCTAAATCGGTAGATGGCGATCGCCCTAAGGATGAAACTACTTTACTCCCTGAAGAAAGAGAGTTGATAACTAAGGAGTAA
- a CDS encoding sulfite exporter TauE/SafE family protein, whose protein sequence is MTILEFSLLIWIGSFSAGLLGALTGLGGGVVIVPLLTSVFGVDIRYAVGASLVSVIATSLGAASTYIKKGYTNLRLGMFLEVATTIGAIAGAMIATFVSVKALTIVLAIVLIYSAYLSQRPRIEHIEDEVADPIANYLKLNGTYPTPDGVMSYQVHSVPMGFGVMLVAGVLSGLLGIGSGGFKVLAMDQTMRLPFKVSTTTSNFMIGVTAAASAGVYLARGYIDPGLSMPVMLGVLPGAFLGARVLTGAKTQILRIIFSVVLVVMALKMVYNSLIGGL, encoded by the coding sequence TTGACTATTTTAGAGTTTTCATTATTAATTTGGATTGGTTCATTTAGCGCTGGCTTGTTAGGGGCGCTAACTGGGTTAGGAGGTGGAGTAGTAATTGTTCCCTTATTAACTTCGGTATTTGGCGTTGATATTCGCTATGCCGTTGGTGCTTCACTAGTATCTGTAATTGCAACTTCTTTGGGTGCAGCGTCTACCTATATTAAAAAAGGCTATACCAATTTGCGATTGGGAATGTTTTTAGAAGTAGCTACAACCATTGGTGCGATCGCAGGAGCAATGATCGCTACTTTTGTTTCTGTGAAAGCCCTAACTATTGTACTAGCGATCGTCCTCATTTATTCAGCATACCTTTCACAACGTCCCAGAATTGAACATATTGAAGATGAAGTAGCAGATCCCATAGCAAATTATTTGAAACTGAATGGTACTTATCCAACTCCTGATGGAGTAATGTCTTATCAAGTCCATTCAGTACCAATGGGATTTGGTGTGATGTTAGTAGCTGGGGTGCTTTCTGGATTGCTTGGTATTGGTTCCGGGGGATTTAAAGTATTAGCGATGGATCAAACCATGCGGCTACCCTTTAAAGTTTCTACTACCACTAGCAATTTTATGATCGGCGTGACAGCAGCAGCATCAGCTGGAGTTTACCTAGCACGCGGCTATATCGATCCAGGATTATCCATGCCGGTAATGTTGGGGGTATTACCTGGTGCTTTCTTGGGCGCACGAGTCCTTACAGGCGCTAAAACGCAAATTTTGAGAATTATCTTCAGTGTTGTGCTAGTGGTAATGGCTTTGAAAATGGTCTACAACAGTTTAATAGGGGGGCTATAA
- a CDS encoding alpha/beta fold hydrolase has product MQPSAVTNTTNLTASPSQFYSWRNYRCAYEVHQPTNTTPEGIPLLLIHPIGVGLSRQFWQRFCREWYNSGQRNSIYNPDLLGCGESDMPHLAYTPSDWAEQLQYFLQTVVQKPVIVVVQGALLPVAIALVQKQSNLIAKLVLSGPPTWALITNKSPEWRQKFAWNLLDSPFGNAFYRYARTRKFLHSFSTRQLFASDNAVDAEWLNTLLAGAEDPASRHAVFSFLAGFWRQDYTNSIASIEQPTLVVVGETASSISQKGKKETPDERLTHYLACLPQGRGIKINGRNVLPYESTTEFIAAIATFIKENSEPKSQNSA; this is encoded by the coding sequence ATGCAACCATCTGCTGTAACTAACACAACCAATCTGACAGCATCTCCTAGCCAGTTTTACAGTTGGCGGAATTATCGTTGCGCCTACGAAGTTCATCAACCAACTAACACAACACCGGAGGGTATTCCCTTACTATTAATTCATCCTATTGGCGTTGGATTGTCGCGGCAATTTTGGCAGCGATTCTGTCGAGAATGGTATAATTCAGGTCAGCGTAATTCAATTTATAACCCTGATTTACTAGGGTGTGGCGAAAGTGATATGCCTCATCTTGCTTACACTCCTAGTGATTGGGCAGAACAGTTGCAGTACTTTTTACAAACAGTAGTGCAAAAACCTGTCATTGTAGTAGTACAAGGCGCTTTATTACCAGTAGCAATCGCATTAGTCCAAAAGCAATCAAACTTAATTGCCAAACTTGTACTCTCTGGGCCTCCAACGTGGGCTTTGATCACAAATAAATCACCAGAATGGCGGCAAAAATTTGCTTGGAATCTATTAGATTCTCCTTTTGGTAATGCTTTTTATCGCTATGCACGCACCCGAAAATTTTTACATTCTTTCTCAACTCGTCAACTTTTTGCTTCTGATAATGCTGTGGATGCTGAGTGGTTAAACACATTGCTTGCAGGTGCAGAAGATCCTGCTAGTCGTCATGCAGTGTTTTCTTTTCTCGCAGGGTTTTGGCGACAGGATTATACTAATTCTATCGCCTCTATTGAGCAACCAACATTAGTAGTTGTTGGCGAGACTGCATCGAGTATTAGTCAAAAAGGTAAAAAAGAAACGCCAGACGAACGCTTAACTCATTATCTCGCATGTTTGCCTCAAGGTCGAGGTATAAAAATAAATGGGCGCAATGTTTTACCCTATGAATCAACTACTGAATTTATAGCAGCGATCGCGACCTTTATCAAGGAAAATTCAGAACCCAAGAGTCAGAATTCAGCGTGA